Sequence from the Corallococcus sp. EGB genome:
CGTGGGGTCCAGCGACTCCTCCAGGTTGCGGGGGTTCGCGTGGCAGATGAACAGGTCCTGCCCCTTGCGCGGCGTGTAGCGCAGGGAGAAGGGCATCTGCCCCAGCTGCTGCAGCAGCGCGTCGCCCAGCTGGTCACGCGTCCAGCGCAAGAGCTCCGTCTTCCAGTGGTCGCGCTCGCGGTACGCGCCGCCCAGGTAGTTCCCGGCGAGGTACGCGTCCGTGTTGCCCATGATGAGCGCGTGGCACTTGCTGAAGAGCAGCTCCACCGTCTCGCGCGGGTGCGCGCCCCGCAGGGCCAGGTCTCCGGCCGCGACGATGTAATCCGGCGCCACCGATTTGGTGATGTCGTCCAGCACGGCCTCGCAGGCCGGAAGGTTCCCGTGAATGTCCGCGAGGATGGCGACCCGCATGGCCGCCCCCATCCTAGCCCGTCGCCGCCGTCGGGCCAGCCGCCGCGGGTAGAAAAATGACAAAGGTACTGCCCGCGTTCGGCTGGCTCTCCACCTTCACCTCGCCGTCCATCGCGCCCATCAGATGCTTCACGATGGAAAGGCCCAGCCCCGTGCCGCCCATGTCCCGGCTGCGCCCCTTGTCCACCCGGTAGAATCGCTCGAAAATCCGGGAAAGATGCTTGGGCTCGATTCCCACGCCTGTGTCGCGCACGCGCACGACGCACCGGCCGCCCTCGTACTCTCCGTCCACGTCCACCCGGCCGCCCGCGGGCGTGTACTTCACCGCGTTGTCGAGCAGGTTGAGGAGCACCTGCTCGATGGCCCGCCCATCCCCCAGGGCCACCAGCCCCGGCGGCACGTGCAGGCCGATCTGTTGGTTCTTGCCCTCGGCCTTGGGGCGCACCCCTTCCGCCGCCCGGGAGACGGCCAGGGCCAGGGGCACCTCCGTGCGCTGGAAGGTCATCTCGCGCGCCTCCAGGCGGGAGAGCTCCAGCAGGTCCTCCACCAGCTCGGAGAGGCGCTCGGACTGGCGGTGGATGATCTCCACCATCTTCGGGGCCACCTGGGTGTCCTGGAGCGCGCCGCCCTGGAGCGTCTCCGCATAGCCGCGGATGGCGGTGATGGGGGTGCGCAGCTCGTGGGAGACGTTGGCCACGAAGTCCTTGCGCACCTTCTCCAGCCGGCGCAGCTCGGTGACGTCGTGGAAGACGGCGGCGCTGCCGGGCAGGTCTCGGCTCACGGGCGTCACGCGCACGGCCAGGGTGCGGGAGAACAGCCCCTCGAGCGTCAGCTCCAGCCGCGTGGAGGCGCCTTCGTGGCAGGCGCGCGCCACCGCGTCATTGAGCGCCTCGTTGCGGATGAGCGCGAGCGGCCGCTGGCCCACGATGGCGCCGTTGGCGGGCCGGAGCATCTCCGCGAGCGCATCGTTGTGGCGCACCACGGTGCCCTCCGCGTCCGTCACCCACAGCCCCTCCGCCATGCCGTCCAGCACGGCGGTGAGGATGCGCGCCTCCTGGTTGAGCGCGGCGGCGCGCATGGACAGCTTGTCGTCCAGCGTGTCGATGGCGTCTTCCAGCTGCGCCAGGTCGTCCGTGCGCTCCAGCTTCGCGGGCGGCGCGACGTCCATGCCCGCCGCCAGCGACTGCGTCTTCTGGGTCAGCGCGCGCAGCTGCCGTTCCATGGCCACGCGGCTGGTCCCCAGGGCCAGCGCGGAGCCGGCCAGCGTGACGAGCCCCGCGGCGAGCGCGCCCGCCGGGTGCCCGAAGACGACGAGCAGCGTCGAGACCAGGACGGGCGGGACGAGCAGCGACAGGAGCGTGAAGCGCAGGGGCATGGCGGCCTCACGGAGGGCTGAGCTTGTAGCCCACGCCGCGCACGGTCTCGATGATGTCGCCCGCGGGGCCCAGCTTCTCGCGCAGGCGCTTGATGTGCGTGTCCACGGTGCGCGTGTGGATCTCCGCCTGGATGCCCCAGACGTCGGACAGCAGCACCTCGCGCGTCTGCACGCGGTCGCTCCTCTCCAGGAGCGTGCGCAGCAGGCGGAACTCCAGCGCGGTGAGGATGACCTCCTCGCCCTTCACCCGCACCTGGTGGCGCGACGTGTCCAGGCTGATGTCACCCGCGGCCAGCACCGCGGCGGGGCCTTCCTCCGCGTCCGCGCGGCGCAGCACCGCCTTCACGCGCAGCAGCAGCTCGCGCACGGAGAAGGGCTTCACCACGTAGTCGTCCGCGCCCAACTCCAGGCCCTGGATGCGGTCCGCCTCCTGGCCCTTGGCGCTGACGATGACGACCGCGGCCTTCTTCATCTCCGGGTCGTTCTTGAGCATGCGCAGGACTTCACCGCCCGCCACGTCCGGCAGCATCAGGTCCAGCAGCACCAGGTCCGGGGGGTGGGCCCGCGCCCGGGCCAGTCCGCCCGCGCCGGTGTTCGCCGTGTCCGTCTCGAAGCCCGCGGCGCGGAGGTTGTAGTCGACGAGTCCGGCCAGGTCCTGCTCGTCCTCGATGATGAGGATGCGCGCCATGAAGGTGCTCCCGCGAAGGGGATGGAATGCGTGGCGTCCCGTAACAGATTCGTTCCGGTGGGCTCGGGACATCCATGTGACATCCATGCGCCAGGCCCGCCTGTCCCCCCACCAGCGCGCCCGGGGGCGGGGGCGGGAGCGGCTGGCCCCGCGACGGCAGGGCGGGCCGCAACCCGAGCCCCCGGACGCAGGGTGCGCCCCGCCAACCCCGGGCAGGGGGGGCGCATCAGATGGAAAGCTACCAGCGCGGTGTTGAATGGATCCACGCGGCACGGCGTGGGAGCCCAACCCGGCGTGTTGACTGACGGGGGGAGTCCCTCTATGTTGCGCGCCCTTTTGCCGGGAAGCCTTGTAGATGGTCGTAAAGATTGAGCAAATCAAAGACGCGGGGCTGAAGCTCGACGAGCCCATCGCTCCCGAGGTCCTCAAGGAGGCCCTCGAAGGCCAGGGGTCCGGCGAGGGCACCGGCTTTCAGGCGACCGCTCCGTCCACGCTCCACGCCACCCTGCGCAAGCTCAGCGGCGGTGTGCTGCTGCAGGGCAGCTTCACCGCCCATGTGGGCGCGCCCTGCAAGCGCTGCCTCACGGACGTGAAGCTGGACCTGCCCGTGTCCTTCACCATCAACTTGGTGCCGGAGTCCCTGGCCCGGGGCGATGACTTCCTGGACGAAGACGAGAAGTCCATGGAGAAGAAGGAACGTGCCCAGGGTGAATCCGCGGGTTCCTTCGAACTGGACGACACGGACGAGCAGGTTTTCGATGGCAAGACGATCGATCTGGATCCGATCGTCCGGGAGCAGGTATTGCTCGCGCTCCCGATGAACGCGGTCTGTCGGGAAGACTGCCAGGGGCTCTGCTCGCAGTGCGGCCAGAACCTCAACGAGAAGAAGTGCGGCTGTGAGCCGAAGGTCGTGGACCCTCGACTGTCGCCGCTGAAGAACATCAAGCTGAACTGACGGTCCCTATGCCCCTCGCAGGTCGCGAGGGGGGACGGGTCCGATGCCGAGGTGAGCCGTGGGAGTTCCCAAGAAGCGGACGTCGAAGATGCGCCGGGACCGTCGTCGGGCCGGCAACAACAACCTGCGGACCCCCGTGCAGGTCATCAAGTGCTCCAAGTGCAAGGAGCCCGTGATGCCGCACCGCGCCTGCGCGGCCTGTGGCAACTACGGTGGCCGTGAGGTCATCGCGACCGCCGCGGAGTAGTTGAAAGCGGAAGGCTGCCGGTGCGGCTCGTCCTCGACGCGATGGGTGGCGACCACGCCCCCGACGCCGTCGTGGACGGAGGCGTGCTGTTCGCGCGAGCGTATCCCGGGCACGAGCTCGTGCTGGTCGGGGACGCCACGCGTGTACGCCCCGTCCTGGAGCGAGCCGGCGCGCCTCCCAACATCCACCTCCACCACGCGTCCGAAGTGGTGGAGATGGACGACCCCGCGACCGCCGCGTTCCGGCGCAAGCGGGACTCCTCGCTCCGGGTGGGCTTCGAGCTCGTCCGGCAGGGGGAGGCGTCCGCCCTCGTGTCGGCGGGCAACTCCGGCGCGGTGATGGCCGGTGGCATGTTGACGCTCGGCCGGATCCCCGGCGTGGAGCGTCCGGCCATCGCGGCCCTGTTTCCGGCCCTCAAGGGCGAAGGCCGCTGTCTCCTCCTGGACGCCGGCGCCAACGTGGACTGCCGCCCCTCGCACCTGGCCCAGTTCGCCGTGCTCGGCGAGGCCTATTCGCGCACGCGCCTGGGCGTGAAGCGCCCCCGGGTGGCGGTGCTCTCCAACGGCGAGGAGGACTCCAAGGGGACGCAGCTCACGCGCGACGCGAGCGCGCTCCTGCGCCGCTCGGACCTGGAATTCGTGGGCTACGTGGAGGGCAAGGACCTGTTCTCCGGCGACGTGGAGGTCGTCGTGACGGACGGCTTCACCGGCAACATCGTCCTCAAGACGTCCGAGGGCGTGGGCATGGGCATCACCGGCCTCTTGCGCTCCGCCATCGAGAAGCGCGGCGGCCTGCCGGAGAAGCTGGGCGCGCTGTTGCTCAAGCCCACCCTCGCGGGGCTGCGCCGCGTCATGGACTACGCCGAATACGGCGGCGCGCCGCTCCTGGGACTGCAGGGGGTGGGCATCGTCGCGCACGGCCGCTCCTCTCCCCGCGCCATCCACAACGCGCTCGTCACCGCGCTGCAGCATGTGCGAGCGGGCGTGCAGGAAGAGCTGACGCGCTGCATCGCCAACGCCGCCGCCTGGCTTCCTCCCCACCAGCGGGGAAGGAAGGCGGACGGAGACGACGGGGCCGATTAGAGCGCGCCGCCCGGGCGTTGGACTCCGACGAATCCGGAGGGCTCGTGGCACGCACGCACATCATTGGAACCGGTTCCTATGCCCCCTCGCAGGTCCTCACCAACCAGGACCTGGAGCGCCTGGTGGACACGAACGACGCGTGGATCCGCGAGCGCACCGGCATCCAGGAGCGCCGGCAGGCCGCCCCGGACGAGGCGACGAGCGACCTGGCCGTGAGCGCCGCGCGCAACGCCCTGGAGATGGCGGGGATGGCGCCCGGAGACCTGGACCTCATCGTCGTGGGCACCGTCACCGCGGACATGCCCATGCCGTCCTGCGCCGCGCTGGTGCAGTCGAAGCTGGGGGCGAAGCGCGCCTTCGCCTTCGACGTGTCCGCCGCGTGCGCCGGCGGGCTGTACGCGCTCAGCGTGGCGGACCAGTTCGTGCGCTCGGGGCAGGTGAGGCGCGCGCTCGTCGTGGGCGCGGACCTGCTCACCCGCGCGGTGGACTGGACGGACCGGAACACCTGCATCCTCTTCGGGGACGGCGCGGGCGCCCTGGTGCTGGCCGCTGCCCCGGACGTGGAGGACGACGCCATGGCGCCGCGCGGCATCCTCTCCACCCACCTGCGCACCGACGGCGACTTCGCCAACCTCCTCTGCATCCCCGCGGGCGGCTCGCGCACCCCCGTCACCTCGGACAACGTGGATGCAAATCTTCACAAGCTCAAGATGAACGGGAAGGAGGTGTTCCGCTTCGCGGTGCGTGCGCTGGTGGAATCCACCCGGGCTTCATTGGGGGCCCACGGGTTGTCCACGACGCAGGTGGACCATGTCATCGCCCATCAGGCGAACCTGCGAATCCTGGAAGCGGTGATGGAGCGGCTGGAGATTCCCAAGGAAAAATGCTGGCTCAACCTGCACAAGTACGGCAACACGTCGTCCGCCTCGCTGCCCATGTCGCTGGACGAGGCGCAGCGCGCCGGCCGCCTCAAGCGCGGGGATGTCATCGCGATGATGGCCATTGGCGCGGGGATGGCGTGGGGCAGCGCGGTGGTGCGCTGGTAGGCAGGACGACACAAGGAAGGACCGCAACATGGCGAAGGTCGCGTTCGTGTTTCCCGGGCAGGGCAGTCAGGCCGTGGGGATGGGCAAGGACCTCTATGAGCAGTTCCCGGAAGCGCGGGCCGTCTTCGACGCCGTGGACGACGCGCTGCACGAGAAGCTCTCCACCACCTGCTTCGAGGGCCCGGAAGAGGCGCTGAAGCTCACCGCCACCACCCAGCCGGCCATCCTCACGGTGTCCGCCGCGGTGCACGCGGTGTTCCAGAAGCGCGGCCCGGCCCCGGCGTTCGTCGCGGGCCACTCGCTGGGCGAGTACTCCGCGCTGGTGGCCGCGGGCGCCATGGGCCTCCAGGACGCGGCGCGGGCGGTGCGCGCGCGCGGCACCTTCATGCAGGAGGCGGTGCCCGTGGGCACGGGCGGCATGGCCGTCATCCTGGGCCTCACCCCGGACGCGGTGAAGGCCGCCTGCGACGCCGCGGCGCAAGGGCAGGTCGTCGCGCCGGCCAACTACAACTCGCCCGAGCAGACGGTCATCGCGGGCCACGCGGCCGCGGTGGAGCGCGCGGGCGCGAAGTGCAAGGAAGCCGGGGCCAAGCGCGTGATGCCGCTGCCCGTCTCCGCCCCCTTCCACTGCGCGCTGATGGACCCCGTCAAGCCGCGCCTCGCGGAGGTGCTGTCGGGCGTGCGCATCCAGGCGCCGTCCGTGCCGGTGGTGAGCAACGTGGAGGCGAAGCCGAACGCGGCCGCCGCCCGCGTGGTGCCGCTGCTCCTGGAGCAGGTGAGCGCGCCGGTGCGCTGGATTGAATGCGTGGAGTCGCTCAAGGCGAACGGCGTCACGCATGTGGTGGAGCTGGGGCCGGGCAAGGTGCTGGGCGGCCTCATCAAGCGCATCACCAAGGACATCGAATCGTTCAACGTCGAGAACGCCGCGACCCTGGAGAAGGTGCTCGCCGCGCTGGGGGCAGCATGAGCGGTTTCAAGGACAAGGTGGTGCTGGTGACGGGTGGCTCGCGCGGCATCGGCCGGGCGTGCGCGCAGGCCTTCGCGAAGGCGGGCGCGTCCACCGTGGTCATCAGCTACGTGGGCAACGAGGCCGCCGCGCAGGAGACGGTGGCCCTGCTCCAGCAGGCGGGCGCCAAGGCGGAGGCCGTGAAGTTCGACCTGGCGGACACCGCCGCGTGCGCGAGCGCCATCGACGGCATCGTCAAGGCGCACGGCCGGCTGGACGTGCTCGTGAACAACGCGGGCATGGCCATTGACGGCCTGGTGATGCGCGTCAAGGACGAGGACTGGGACCGGCAGCTGGACACCAACCTCCGGGGCGCCTTCGCGCTCATCCGCGCCGCCAGCCGGCCCATGATGAAGCAGCGCGCCGGGGCCATCATCAACATCACCTCCGTGGTGGGGGAGATGGGCAACCCGGGCCAGGCCGCCTACTCGGCCGCCAAGGCGGGGCTCATCGGCCTGACCAAGTCCGTGGCCCGGGAGCTGGCCACCCGGAGCATCCGCGTCAATGCCGTGTCCCCCGGGTTCATCGGGACGGACATGACGTCGCACCTCGACGACGAGCTGCGGCAGAAGATGCTGGGCGGCATCGCGCTGGGCCGCCTGGGCAACCCGGAGGAGGTCGCCGGGGCCGTGGTCTTCCTCGCGAGTGATGCGGCGTCCTACATCACCGGCGAGGTCCTGAAGGTCAACGGCGGCATGTACATGTAAGCCAAGGTTGGATTGCCGCCGGGCGTGGGATATACCGCGCCCGCCTTGAAGACGGCCCGCGAATCAAACGGCGGGCCCCATCTGGAGCTGGAGGGTTCCGTACGTATGTCCACCACCGCAACCGACGTGGAAACCAAGATCAAGTCCATCATCGCCGACCAGCTCGGTGTGGGTGAGGATGAGATCAAGCCCGAGTCGTCCTTCATTGAAGACCTGGGCGCGGACAGCCTCGACATCGTCGAGCTGGTCATGGCGATGGAAGAGGAGTTCGAGGTCGAGATTCCGGACGACGAGGCGGAGAACATCAAGACCGTCGGCGACGCCGTGAACTACGTGAAGACCCACAAGAAGTAGGCAGTCGCGACACCCGGATGTCCGGGGCACTGGGGGAGCGTCCTCACCGGCGCTTCCGCGCCCCATCGCGGTCAGCGGAGAAGAACAGTGTCAAACCGTCGAGTCGTCATCACCGGCACCGGCCTGATTTCAGCGCTGGGCACCGGCACCGAGAAGAACTGGCAGTCGATGCTGGCCGGTCAATCCGGTATCGGTACGATCACCCGTTTCGAACTGGGGAAGCTCGACGCGCGCATCGCGGGCGAGGTGAAGGACTTCGAGCCCGAGCAGTTCATCGACAGGCGCGAAGTGCGCCGGATGGACCTGTTCGCCCAGTACGCGATGGCCGCCGCCGACATGGCGGTGAAGGAGTCGGGCCTGCCCATCGGCCCGGACGCCCCCCATGGCTACATCCCGGAGCGCGTGGGCGTCATCGTGGGCTCCGGCATCGGGGGCATCTCCTCGCTGGAGGAGCAGCACCGCAAGGGGCTGGAGAAGGGGTTCGACCGTTTGTCGCCCTTCTTCATCATCCAGATGATCGTCAACATGGCGCCTGGGCTCATCTCCATGCGCTACAACTGCAAGGGCCCCAACTGGGCCCCGGTGTCGGCCTGCGCCACCAGCGCCCACGCCATTGGCGAGGCCTGGAAGTCCATCCGCCTGGGTGAGACGGACGCGGCCATCGCCGGCGGCGCGGAGGCGGCCATCACGCCCCTGGGCATGGGCGGCTTCTCCGTGATGAAGGCCCTGTCCACGCGCAACGACGACCCGCAGCGCGCCAGCCGCCCCTTCGACAAGGAGCGCGACGGCTTCGTGATGGGCGAGGGCGCGGGCATCGTGGTGCTGGAGGAGCTGGAGTCCGCGAAGAGGCGCGGCGCCAGGATCCTGGCGGAGGTGGTGGGGTACGGGGCCAACTCGGACGCGTACCACGTCACCCAGCCGGCGCCGGAGGGCGAGGGCGCGGCGCGCTGCATGCGCCTGGCGCTGGACTCCGCGGGCATGCGGCCGGACCAGGTGGGCTACGTGAACGCCCACGGCACGTCCACGCCGTTCAACGACGCCAACGAGACCAAGGCGCTGAAGGCCGTGTTCGGCGAGCACGCGCGCAAGCTGATGGTGTCGTCCACCAAGTCCATGACGGGCCACATGCTCGGCGCGGCGGGTGGCGCGGAGGCGGTGGTGAGCGTGAAGGTGCTCACAGAGAACAAGGTTCCGCCCACCATCAACCTGACGTCGCCGGACCCGGACTGCGACCTGGACTACGTGCCCAACACGGCGCGTGACGCCCGGGTGGACGCGGTGATGAGCAACTCGTTCGGCTTCGGCGGCACCAACGCGGTGCTGGTGTTCAAGCGCTTCACCTGACGGCCCTTCCGGCCCGCTGCTTCCGCAGGACGGGAGCGGCGGGCAGGGGGCCTCCTTCCCGGCCCCGCCCACGGGCGTGGGCCCCTCCTTCCGGAGTCCGGCCGTGAAAGTCATCCTCGCCTCCGACCACGCGGGCATCGAGCTGCGCCAGGAGCTGGTGGCGCTCCTGAAGGAGCGTGGCACCGAGCACCAGGACCTGGGCCCCCAGACGCGCGAGTCCGTGGACTACCCGGACTTCGCCTCGCAGGTGGCCCGCCAGGTGGTGGCGGAGGCGGGCACGTTGGGCGTGCTGGTGTGCGGCACCGGCATCGGGATGAGCATCGTGGCCAACAAGCACCGGGGCATCCGGGCGGCCCTGTGCACCTCCGAATTCGAGGCGCGGATGACCCGCGCGCACAACGACGCCAACGTGTTGTGCCTGGGCCAGCGCGTGGTGGGCGCGGGCGTGGCGCGCGGCATCCTGGAGGCCTTCCTCTCCACCGCCTTCGAGGGCGGCCGCCACGAGAAGCGCGTCCAGAAGATTCGCGACCTCGAGGCCCAGCAGCGCTGAAGGCCGTTGAGGCGTCCCCTCGCAGTTCCCCTTCGTTCGCAGGCCAGGAGGCAACCCCATGGAGAACACCCGCACGCTGTCCCAGGTGGATCCT
This genomic interval carries:
- a CDS encoding cell wall metabolism sensor histidine kinase WalK, which translates into the protein MPLRFTLLSLLVPPVLVSTLLVVFGHPAGALAAGLVTLAGSALALGTSRVAMERQLRALTQKTQSLAAGMDVAPPAKLERTDDLAQLEDAIDTLDDKLSMRAAALNQEARILTAVLDGMAEGLWVTDAEGTVVRHNDALAEMLRPANGAIVGQRPLALIRNEALNDAVARACHEGASTRLELTLEGLFSRTLAVRVTPVSRDLPGSAAVFHDVTELRRLEKVRKDFVANVSHELRTPITAIRGYAETLQGGALQDTQVAPKMVEIIHRQSERLSELVEDLLELSRLEAREMTFQRTEVPLALAVSRAAEGVRPKAEGKNQQIGLHVPPGLVALGDGRAIEQVLLNLLDNAVKYTPAGGRVDVDGEYEGGRCVVRVRDTGVGIEPKHLSRIFERFYRVDKGRSRDMGGTGLGLSIVKHLMGAMDGEVKVESQPNAGSTFVIFLPAAAGPTAATG
- a CDS encoding response regulator, whose amino-acid sequence is MARILIIEDEQDLAGLVDYNLRAAGFETDTANTGAGGLARARAHPPDLVLLDLMLPDVAGGEVLRMLKNDPEMKKAAVVIVSAKGQEADRIQGLELGADDYVVKPFSVRELLLRVKAVLRRADAEEGPAAVLAAGDISLDTSRHQVRVKGEEVILTALEFRLLRTLLERSDRVQTREVLLSDVWGIQAEIHTRTVDTHIKRLREKLGPAGDIIETVRGVGYKLSPP
- a CDS encoding DUF177 domain-containing protein, which translates into the protein MVVKIEQIKDAGLKLDEPIAPEVLKEALEGQGSGEGTGFQATAPSTLHATLRKLSGGVLLQGSFTAHVGAPCKRCLTDVKLDLPVSFTINLVPESLARGDDFLDEDEKSMEKKERAQGESAGSFELDDTDEQVFDGKTIDLDPIVREQVLLALPMNAVCREDCQGLCSQCGQNLNEKKCGCEPKVVDPRLSPLKNIKLN
- the rpmF gene encoding 50S ribosomal protein L32; its protein translation is MGVPKKRTSKMRRDRRRAGNNNLRTPVQVIKCSKCKEPVMPHRACAACGNYGGREVIATAAE
- the plsX gene encoding phosphate acyltransferase PlsX, which codes for MRLVLDAMGGDHAPDAVVDGGVLFARAYPGHELVLVGDATRVRPVLERAGAPPNIHLHHASEVVEMDDPATAAFRRKRDSSLRVGFELVRQGEASALVSAGNSGAVMAGGMLTLGRIPGVERPAIAALFPALKGEGRCLLLDAGANVDCRPSHLAQFAVLGEAYSRTRLGVKRPRVAVLSNGEEDSKGTQLTRDASALLRRSDLEFVGYVEGKDLFSGDVEVVVTDGFTGNIVLKTSEGVGMGITGLLRSAIEKRGGLPEKLGALLLKPTLAGLRRVMDYAEYGGAPLLGLQGVGIVAHGRSSPRAIHNALVTALQHVRAGVQEELTRCIANAAAWLPPHQRGRKADGDDGAD
- a CDS encoding beta-ketoacyl-ACP synthase III, whose amino-acid sequence is MARTHIIGTGSYAPSQVLTNQDLERLVDTNDAWIRERTGIQERRQAAPDEATSDLAVSAARNALEMAGMAPGDLDLIVVGTVTADMPMPSCAALVQSKLGAKRAFAFDVSAACAGGLYALSVADQFVRSGQVRRALVVGADLLTRAVDWTDRNTCILFGDGAGALVLAAAPDVEDDAMAPRGILSTHLRTDGDFANLLCIPAGGSRTPVTSDNVDANLHKLKMNGKEVFRFAVRALVESTRASLGAHGLSTTQVDHVIAHQANLRILEAVMERLEIPKEKCWLNLHKYGNTSSASLPMSLDEAQRAGRLKRGDVIAMMAIGAGMAWGSAVVRW
- the fabD gene encoding ACP S-malonyltransferase — its product is MAKVAFVFPGQGSQAVGMGKDLYEQFPEARAVFDAVDDALHEKLSTTCFEGPEEALKLTATTQPAILTVSAAVHAVFQKRGPAPAFVAGHSLGEYSALVAAGAMGLQDAARAVRARGTFMQEAVPVGTGGMAVILGLTPDAVKAACDAAAQGQVVAPANYNSPEQTVIAGHAAAVERAGAKCKEAGAKRVMPLPVSAPFHCALMDPVKPRLAEVLSGVRIQAPSVPVVSNVEAKPNAAAARVVPLLLEQVSAPVRWIECVESLKANGVTHVVELGPGKVLGGLIKRITKDIESFNVENAATLEKVLAALGAA
- the fabG gene encoding 3-oxoacyl-[acyl-carrier-protein] reductase: MSGFKDKVVLVTGGSRGIGRACAQAFAKAGASTVVISYVGNEAAAQETVALLQQAGAKAEAVKFDLADTAACASAIDGIVKAHGRLDVLVNNAGMAIDGLVMRVKDEDWDRQLDTNLRGAFALIRAASRPMMKQRAGAIINITSVVGEMGNPGQAAYSAAKAGLIGLTKSVARELATRSIRVNAVSPGFIGTDMTSHLDDELRQKMLGGIALGRLGNPEEVAGAVVFLASDAASYITGEVLKVNGGMYM
- the acpP gene encoding acyl carrier protein, whose translation is MSTTATDVETKIKSIIADQLGVGEDEIKPESSFIEDLGADSLDIVELVMAMEEEFEVEIPDDEAENIKTVGDAVNYVKTHKK
- the fabF gene encoding beta-ketoacyl-ACP synthase II, producing MSNRRVVITGTGLISALGTGTEKNWQSMLAGQSGIGTITRFELGKLDARIAGEVKDFEPEQFIDRREVRRMDLFAQYAMAAADMAVKESGLPIGPDAPHGYIPERVGVIVGSGIGGISSLEEQHRKGLEKGFDRLSPFFIIQMIVNMAPGLISMRYNCKGPNWAPVSACATSAHAIGEAWKSIRLGETDAAIAGGAEAAITPLGMGGFSVMKALSTRNDDPQRASRPFDKERDGFVMGEGAGIVVLEELESAKRRGARILAEVVGYGANSDAYHVTQPAPEGEGAARCMRLALDSAGMRPDQVGYVNAHGTSTPFNDANETKALKAVFGEHARKLMVSSTKSMTGHMLGAAGGAEAVVSVKVLTENKVPPTINLTSPDPDCDLDYVPNTARDARVDAVMSNSFGFGGTNAVLVFKRFT
- the rpiB gene encoding ribose 5-phosphate isomerase B; its protein translation is MKVILASDHAGIELRQELVALLKERGTEHQDLGPQTRESVDYPDFASQVARQVVAEAGTLGVLVCGTGIGMSIVANKHRGIRAALCTSEFEARMTRAHNDANVLCLGQRVVGAGVARGILEAFLSTAFEGGRHEKRVQKIRDLEAQQR